A single Sulfurimonas crateris DNA region contains:
- the kdsA gene encoding 3-deoxy-8-phosphooctulonate synthase, protein MKLLAGPCVIESEENIFKIAKALEIYQNDNTIDFYFKSSFDKANRTSLDSFRGLGIDEGLRILEKVKNDFGYKVVTDVHESHQVSAVAEVVDMLQIPAFLCRQTDLLVACAETDKEVNIKKGQFINPPDMRYSVAKVLKTRGCDEVSYEASKRHGVYLCERGSSFGYGNIVVDMRSLVIMREFAPTIFDATHSVQAPGALGGKTGGDRTMVPYLAKAAAAVGVNGFFFETHFDPSIALSDGPNMIKLDELEALINKIKKIREI, encoded by the coding sequence ATGAAATTACTCGCCGGACCTTGCGTCATAGAGAGCGAAGAGAATATTTTTAAAATCGCTAAGGCTTTAGAGATTTATCAAAATGACAATACAATCGATTTCTATTTTAAATCAAGTTTTGACAAAGCAAACCGTACATCACTAGATAGTTTTCGCGGTTTAGGGATAGATGAGGGACTTAGAATTTTAGAGAAGGTAAAAAACGATTTTGGCTATAAAGTAGTTACTGATGTGCACGAGTCGCATCAAGTCTCCGCCGTTGCCGAAGTTGTCGATATGCTTCAGATCCCTGCATTTTTATGTCGTCAAACAGACCTGCTTGTCGCTTGTGCAGAGACGGACAAAGAGGTGAACATAAAAAAAGGGCAGTTCATAAATCCGCCCGATATGCGCTACTCTGTGGCAAAAGTGCTTAAAACCCGCGGCTGTGATGAGGTTAGCTATGAGGCTTCAAAAAGACACGGAGTTTATCTGTGTGAGAGAGGAAGCTCTTTTGGCTACGGAAACATTGTCGTAGATATGCGCTCTTTGGTTATTATGAGAGAGTTTGCACCGACTATTTTTGATGCAACTCACTCTGTTCAAGCTCCGGGCGCACTTGGCGGAAAAACGGGCGGAGACAGAACAATGGTGCCATATTTGGCTAAAGCGGCAGCAGCAGTCGGCGTGAACGGTTTCTTTTTTGAGACGCACTTTGACCCAAGCATAGCACTTAGTGACGGACCAAATATGATAAAACTAGATGAGCTAGAAGCTCTGATAAACAAAATTAAAAAAATACGGGAGATATAG
- the ribH gene encoding 6,7-dimethyl-8-ribityllumazine synthase — protein MNLIEGKLKVVNGKKIAIVSTRWNHFIVDRLVEGAKDAFARHGGDDADLTHVLVPGAFELPMIVDQLLASKKYDAICALGAVIRGATPHFDYVSAEATKGIATMSLKYQKPVSFGLLTTDTIEQAIERAGTKAGNKGFEAMTVVIEMLDLYENL, from the coding sequence ATGAATTTAATCGAAGGCAAATTAAAAGTAGTAAATGGCAAGAAAATTGCGATAGTAAGTACAAGATGGAATCACTTTATTGTTGATAGACTTGTTGAGGGCGCAAAAGATGCATTCGCACGTCACGGCGGAGACGATGCTGATTTGACACATGTTTTGGTTCCGGGAGCATTTGAACTTCCGATGATAGTTGACCAGCTTCTGGCTAGCAAAAAATATGACGCAATTTGTGCACTTGGCGCTGTTATCCGTGGGGCAACTCCTCACTTTGATTATGTCTCGGCTGAGGCTACAAAAGGGATAGCGACAATGAGCCTAAAGTATCAAAAACCTGTATCATTCGGGCTTTTGACAACTGACACAATTGAACAGGCTATCGAGAGAGCAGGCACAAAAGCGGGTAACAAAGGTTTTGAAGCGATGACGGTTGTTATTGAGATGTTAGACCTTTATGAGAACCTATAA
- the nusB gene encoding transcription antitermination factor NusB yields MATRHQARMAVVSLLYAFDLGNGNIAEHTDEILEEKKIRNKQKDFALTLYEGVMKNIEPVDVAIVKHLKDWDFERLGAIERATLRLATYEILFGELDSAVVINEAVEITKAFGTEQSPKFINGVLDAISKDK; encoded by the coding sequence ATGGCAACAAGACATCAAGCCAGAATGGCAGTTGTAAGTTTATTGTACGCATTTGATTTAGGCAACGGAAACATTGCAGAACATACGGATGAGATTTTAGAAGAGAAGAAGATTCGCAACAAGCAAAAAGATTTCGCACTCACTCTTTATGAGGGTGTTATGAAAAATATAGAGCCAGTTGATGTGGCAATAGTTAAACATCTAAAGGATTGGGATTTTGAGAGACTCGGAGCCATCGAGAGAGCAACACTCAGACTTGCAACTTATGAGATACTTTTTGGCGAACTTGACTCTGCGGTGGTTATAAACGAAGCGGTTGAGATCACAAAAGCATTTGGAACGGAGCAGTCGCCGAAGTTTATCAATGGCGTGCTTGACGCAATTTCAAAAGATAAATAA
- a CDS encoding sensor histidine kinase, which translates to MNKLKFGIKLFLSYIIFTLILILSIAVVHLYFSKEQQTQQFLKEAKLQSGEKKEKFDAHIKMKKDALLAVSQNEQFLDFTFKAKENYFVDLLFLTLMEANKDYMQMRYIDKNGLELLRFERDKESQKIKKTPNLQDKAQRDYFQEVLKMGQNEVFISNINLNVEHEKVEIPHKSVIRFATPIYRNEKFMGILIINVFMDAFLQNLISSTLYDISLVNEEGYFIKHHKQELAWTKANIKDEAREKKHLLQPLFVGEHKVDMLLVENEATLQKTKSYNNKMIGVILLFAVIMALLFTVIFTKALKNIFDLVALQAQRLDTLLQSQSKLAELGEMVANIAHQWRQPLTRVSLILQNLKAFKAKEKMSDEVFNDSMQNALSQIEFMSNTVDNFRDFYKNDTNKVEFFIEDALQSVLNIIGEPIRHSNIKLSINSSQKTTLLANKNEFSQVLLNLIVNAKDAIKERAVQEGKIDINIREENGTIIIEVCDNALGIEDELKEKIFDPYFSTKRDKGTGIGLYLAKTIIEDKMGGKLSVDNSQEGAVFTIKL; encoded by the coding sequence ATGAATAAACTAAAATTTGGCATCAAGCTTTTTCTCTCCTACATCATCTTTACGCTTATCCTAATCCTCTCTATCGCCGTTGTGCATCTCTATTTTTCAAAAGAGCAGCAAACACAGCAGTTTTTAAAAGAGGCAAAGCTTCAAAGCGGTGAGAAAAAAGAGAAGTTTGATGCACATATAAAGATGAAAAAAGATGCGCTACTCGCCGTTTCGCAAAATGAGCAGTTTTTAGATTTTACGTTTAAAGCAAAAGAGAACTATTTTGTAGATCTGCTCTTTTTAACGCTGATGGAGGCGAATAAAGATTACATGCAGATGCGTTATATAGATAAAAATGGTTTGGAGCTTTTGAGGTTTGAGAGAGACAAAGAGTCGCAAAAAATCAAAAAAACGCCAAATCTGCAAGACAAGGCACAGAGAGACTATTTTCAAGAGGTCTTAAAAATGGGGCAAAATGAGGTTTTTATCTCAAATATCAACCTTAATGTAGAACATGAAAAAGTGGAAATTCCGCATAAATCTGTAATTCGATTTGCCACGCCTATCTACCGCAATGAAAAATTTATGGGAATCTTAATCATCAATGTTTTTATGGACGCATTTTTACAAAACCTTATTAGTTCCACACTTTATGATATCTCTTTAGTAAATGAAGAGGGCTACTTTATAAAGCACCACAAACAGGAGCTTGCGTGGACAAAAGCTAACATAAAAGATGAGGCAAGAGAGAAAAAACATCTTTTGCAGCCGCTTTTTGTAGGGGAACATAAGGTAGATATGCTACTAGTTGAAAATGAGGCAACCCTACAAAAAACAAAAAGCTATAACAATAAAATGATAGGCGTTATCCTTCTTTTTGCCGTCATTATGGCGCTTCTCTTTACCGTTATCTTTACAAAAGCGCTTAAAAATATATTTGATTTGGTTGCACTTCAAGCGCAAAGACTCGACACTCTGCTTCAAAGCCAAAGCAAACTTGCAGAACTCGGAGAGATGGTGGCAAACATCGCCCATCAATGGAGACAGCCGCTCACAAGAGTTTCACTTATCCTGCAAAACCTTAAAGCGTTTAAGGCAAAAGAGAAAATGAGCGACGAGGTGTTTAACGACTCTATGCAAAATGCGCTCTCTCAAATAGAGTTTATGTCAAACACCGTCGATAACTTTAGAGATTTTTATAAAAATGATACAAATAAAGTCGAGTTTTTTATAGAAGATGCACTGCAAAGTGTTTTAAATATCATCGGTGAACCCATAAGACACTCAAACATCAAACTATCCATCAACTCCTCGCAAAAAACTACTCTCTTAGCAAATAAAAATGAGTTTTCTCAAGTCTTGCTCAACCTAATCGTCAACGCCAAAGACGCTATAAAAGAGAGAGCTGTGCAAGAGGGTAAAATCGATATCAATATAAGAGAAGAAAACGGCACTATAATTATCGAAGTTTGCGATAATGCTCTGGGTATAGAAGATGAACTAAAAGAGAAGATATTTGACCCCTACTTTAGTACAAAAAGAGATAAGGGAACAGGAATCGGGCTCTATCTGGCAAAGACAATTATAGAGGATAAAATGGGAGGAAAACTAAGCGTAGATAACTCCCAAGAGGGAGCTGTTTTTACAATTAAGCTCTAA
- a CDS encoding response regulator transcription factor, translating to MKILLLEDDEFICKEIQNYFELNDHQVDYFHDGEALLDNALLQNYDIFLLDINTPKKNGFETLREIRKENIMTPAIYITAQSDIEHVKRGYDLGCSDYVRKPFLLEELELRISQILYQDTAKNSVKISENYHFNLSTMGLFYKDEVVDLTGHEKKLLYILSKNINQIITTDILKDYIWDNKEVQDNTLRTQIKKLRAKLQDNFILNVRNAGYKISSYE from the coding sequence ATGAAAATACTGCTTTTAGAAGACGACGAATTTATCTGCAAAGAGATACAAAACTATTTTGAGTTAAATGACCATCAGGTTGACTATTTTCATGATGGGGAAGCGCTTTTAGATAACGCTCTCTTGCAAAACTACGACATATTTTTGCTCGACATTAACACGCCTAAAAAAAACGGTTTTGAGACGCTTAGAGAGATTCGCAAAGAAAACATAATGACTCCCGCAATCTACATAACTGCCCAAAGTGATATAGAACATGTCAAAAGAGGGTATGATTTAGGGTGCAGCGACTATGTAAGAAAGCCTTTTTTGCTTGAAGAGTTGGAGCTTAGAATCAGTCAGATTCTTTATCAAGATACGGCGAAAAACAGTGTAAAAATCAGCGAGAATTATCATTTTAATCTTAGCACTATGGGGCTTTTTTACAAAGATGAAGTAGTTGATTTAACCGGACATGAAAAAAAACTTCTTTATATTTTAAGTAAAAACATCAACCAAATTATAACCACCGATATTTTAAAAGATTACATTTGGGACAACAAAGAGGTGCAAGACAACACACTAAGAACACAGATAAAAAAATTGCGCGCTAAACTGCAAGATAACTTCATACTCAATGTACGAAATGCAGGGTACAAGATAAGCAGCTATGAATAA